Proteins found in one Pseudobdellovibrionaceae bacterium genomic segment:
- a CDS encoding L,D-transpeptidase: MKLMMSLVFVTLFSVTGFAQISNDETELNPFDPNIEQILNQMDQDYMDETGLSPYVEGFNADEMVPDFMANKCYRQSCAVWIRVVKSSQTAYFYQNGSHVATWKVSTGASGYGTPSFDRHPNGRIYDKYTSTKYPEGDYRGLGNMPYAVFIQGGFAIHGTTEGNIKRLGTRASHGCIRLHPDNGRTFNRAVRAVGIYNTWITVE; this comes from the coding sequence ATGAAACTGATGATGTCTCTTGTTTTCGTGACTCTGTTTTCCGTGACGGGATTCGCGCAAATTTCCAATGACGAAACCGAACTCAATCCGTTCGATCCGAACATCGAACAAATCCTGAATCAGATGGATCAGGACTACATGGATGAGACCGGGCTCTCACCTTACGTTGAAGGTTTCAACGCGGACGAGATGGTTCCCGATTTCATGGCGAACAAATGTTACCGCCAAAGTTGCGCGGTCTGGATTCGCGTCGTGAAGTCGTCGCAAACCGCGTACTTCTACCAAAACGGTTCGCACGTCGCGACTTGGAAGGTGTCGACGGGCGCTTCGGGTTACGGCACGCCGAGCTTCGATCGTCATCCGAACGGTCGCATCTATGACAAATACACGTCGACGAAATATCCGGAAGGCGACTACCGCGGTCTGGGCAACATGCCCTACGCGGTCTTCATCCAAGGCGGCTTCGCGATCCACGGCACCACCGAAGGCAACATCAAACGCCTCGGCACCCGCGCTTCGCACGGCTGTATCCGCCTGCACCCCGATAACGGCCGCACCTTCAACCGCGCGGTCCGCGCCGTCGGGATCTATAACACTTGGATTACCGTCGAGTAG
- a CDS encoding rhomboid family intramembrane serine protease produces MSSPLESFGFTRKIVGTYLTRKPDGEALMTAIIATLVLFLTTMWVWFSPQGLEELTVSSGKTVFENKEYWRLWTAAVTHADVGHLMSNSLLFFVLGYFLAGYFGIVMFPTLALIMGGLINAIALSTYGPTVNLLGASGIVYWMGGVWLVLYLLIDTRRSWGSRWLRVLGVGILMFVPSEAFEPAVSYRTHFIGFLVGNLTGLLYYAANAKRLRSAEVIEWIPPEVDDEADALRA; encoded by the coding sequence ATGTCTTCACCGCTCGAGAGTTTTGGATTCACCCGCAAGATCGTGGGAACTTACCTGACGCGCAAACCGGATGGGGAAGCGCTCATGACCGCGATCATCGCGACGCTCGTTCTGTTCCTGACGACGATGTGGGTGTGGTTCTCGCCGCAAGGTTTGGAAGAGCTCACGGTCTCCTCGGGGAAAACCGTTTTCGAAAACAAAGAGTATTGGCGTCTGTGGACCGCGGCGGTCACCCACGCCGATGTCGGTCACTTGATGTCGAACTCGCTCCTCTTTTTTGTGCTGGGTTACTTCTTGGCCGGCTACTTCGGCATTGTGATGTTTCCAACTTTAGCCCTGATCATGGGCGGGCTGATCAACGCCATCGCGCTGTCGACTTACGGTCCCACGGTGAACCTTTTGGGGGCCTCGGGCATCGTTTATTGGATGGGTGGGGTTTGGCTCGTGCTGTATCTTTTGATCGATACGCGCCGCAGCTGGGGCAGCCGTTGGCTCCGCGTTTTGGGGGTCGGGATTTTGATGTTCGTTCCCTCGGAAGCCTTTGAGCCGGCGGTGAGTTACCGCACGCACTTCATCGGATTTCTCGTCGGCAATTTAACCGGACTCTTATACTACGCGGCAAACGCGAAACGTCTGCGTTCGGCGGAGGTGATCGAATGGATTCCTCCCGAGGTGGACGACGAGGCTGACGCTCTGCGCGCATAG
- a CDS encoding GNAT family N-acetyltransferase, producing MKTHVHNSILELSPEAWSALAPKNFPFWDYEFLRALEVSGSLGRRTGWYPRIEARYDQDRLVGAAVSFQKTNSYGEYIFDFQWAQAYEHHGGRYYPKRVMAVPFTPATGPRLLGEGNFPHEIAERARAEGDSSVHALFIAEEEIPRFEEAGYLIRHSYQYHYLRPTEDRNFADYLARFKAKRRREIRREREEVAASGVRIERLTGNELTPEHGELMAELYGLTVEKRGGHEYLTPEFFTEIFKTMKDRILFVLARDAQGEPVAGALNFIKGDTLFGRHWGARAAYRSLHFELCYYQGLEYVFEKGLRLFEAGAQGEHKFLRGFLPRLTYSAHRIFDPRFEEAIRDFVVAERNQIAELFDIYRAQSPLNSTSGKFPES from the coding sequence ATGAAGACCCACGTTCACAACAGCATTCTTGAGCTCTCGCCCGAGGCATGGTCTGCCCTCGCCCCGAAAAATTTTCCCTTCTGGGATTATGAATTTTTGCGCGCGCTTGAGGTGAGCGGTTCTTTAGGGCGTCGAACGGGGTGGTACCCCCGCATCGAAGCCCGCTACGATCAAGATCGGCTTGTGGGCGCCGCGGTCAGCTTCCAGAAGACGAACAGTTACGGTGAATATATTTTCGATTTCCAGTGGGCGCAGGCCTATGAGCATCATGGGGGGCGCTACTATCCAAAGCGGGTCATGGCGGTGCCGTTCACACCCGCGACGGGGCCCAGGCTTCTGGGAGAAGGGAATTTTCCCCACGAGATCGCCGAACGCGCGCGGGCCGAGGGGGATTCCTCCGTCCATGCGCTCTTCATCGCGGAAGAGGAGATTCCACGCTTTGAAGAGGCGGGCTACCTGATCCGTCACAGCTACCAGTATCATTATTTGCGTCCGACGGAGGATCGGAACTTCGCGGATTACTTGGCGCGCTTCAAAGCCAAGCGTCGCCGCGAAATTCGTCGCGAACGTGAAGAGGTCGCCGCGAGCGGTGTCCGTATCGAGCGTCTGACCGGGAATGAACTGACCCCGGAACACGGTGAACTCATGGCCGAGCTTTACGGCCTCACGGTTGAAAAACGCGGCGGGCACGAGTACCTGACGCCCGAGTTCTTCACCGAGATCTTCAAGACGATGAAAGACCGCATCCTTTTCGTGCTCGCGCGGGACGCGCAAGGCGAACCGGTCGCGGGCGCGCTGAATTTCATCAAGGGCGATACGCTCTTCGGTCGGCATTGGGGCGCGCGGGCGGCGTACCGGTCCTTGCATTTCGAACTCTGCTACTACCAAGGACTCGAATACGTCTTCGAGAAGGGACTTCGTCTTTTCGAGGCGGGAGCACAGGGCGAACACAAATTTCTGCGCGGGTTTTTGCCGCGACTCACTTACAGCGCCCACCGCATTTTCGATCCGCGTTTTGAAGAGGCGATCCGTGACTTCGTCGTGGCCGAGCGAAATCAGATCGCCGAACTTTTTGACATTTACCGCGCCCAAAGCCCGCTCAATTCGACCTCAGGAAAATTTCCCGAGTCTTGA
- a CDS encoding ATP-dependent Clp protease adaptor ClpS, producing the protein MTRTGIETEDQIQEQTTKPKMFVVFVHNDPVTPRGFVVEVLTRYFQKNAEQATQIMMTAHTQGMGAVGVYTLEIAETRSSIANQYAREQGFPLHFSVQEEDQK; encoded by the coding sequence ATGACACGAACGGGCATCGAAACCGAAGATCAAATCCAAGAGCAAACGACCAAACCGAAGATGTTCGTGGTCTTTGTTCATAACGATCCGGTCACGCCCCGTGGCTTCGTGGTTGAAGTGCTGACCCGTTACTTTCAGAAAAACGCCGAACAAGCGACGCAAATCATGATGACCGCCCACACCCAAGGCATGGGCGCGGTGGGCGTCTACACGTTAGAGATCGCCGAAACCCGTTCCTCCATCGCCAATCAGTACGCGCGGGAACAGGGCTTCCCCCTTCACTTCTCCGTCCAAGAGGAAGATCAAAAATGA